Genomic segment of Pongo pygmaeus isolate AG05252 chromosome 1, NHGRI_mPonPyg2-v2.0_pri, whole genome shotgun sequence:
CACAGGGAGCAGTGTGTGTCCAGATCCAGTGTGTGCTTCAGGCTTTGCCTGGGGTGTGGACATTTAACCCATATGGAAGGTCCCCGTGCAGCTGGCCTGGGGAAGCAGCCAGGCCTGCTCTGCCCTGTAGGGGTTGGTGAGGGCCCGGGCAGCCTGGGGGCGCTGGCAGGACAGGAGCTGTCAGGGGGGTGGATGTGTCCACAGCAGAAACCTGGGCCCAACTCAGTCCAGCTTAAGAGGAGGTCCTAGACCACGAGATGCCCCAGGGTCTGTGCACCTCCCAGGCCCAGCAAGGAGGGGAGGGCATATGGTGGGTGATGGTTCAGTGGAGTGAGTGGTGGTTGCAACCTTCCCGCTGATGAACCACCAGGCCTTCCGGCCAGTGCCAGTCCATGGTCCCTGGCTCCGGCAGGCTTGTCCTCCCTGGTGTGGTGCTTTGCTAAACCtccgccctccctccctctttcttccaCAACAGAACAGTGCTGAGGCTCTGCCAGGCGAGATCATTACCTCGTCCCGACTCCCTGGGCCCGGGACCATCCCTGGCAGGCACTTGAGGGGGGCCAGCAGCCTGGGGCCCGGGGCTCAAGGCCCCGTGGGGTGTGGCGAGAGGCAAGGGCCCAGGGACTGATTCTCTGAGTGCTGGCAAAGGGCCTGTGGTGTCCACTGGTGTCTGGGAATTGCTGGAGGGTCAAAAGCATTAGGCTTAGCCAGGAAAGTCATGGTTAGGGTTAAACTCAATGTCTGCTGAAAATTGCCTGAATTAAAACTGAACAAATGTGCCTCaacttgaaagaaaagaacagacatTCAGAATACCACGTTGCCAAGAACCCTGAAGGGTGCCCCCTCTGAGGCACCAGCTGCCCCCAGCCAGGCTGGCGTGGAGGATGGCGGGGGTTGTCTACAGGTTGGGTGGCATGTGGACTTGTCTTGGATgccataatatttatatatatatatatatatatatatatatatatattttttttttttttttttttttttttttttttgagacactctcgttctgtcccaggctggagtgtagtgatgtgatctcggctcatggcaatctcccctcccgggttcaagtgattcttgtgcctcagcctccggagtagctggaatcacaggtgtgcaccaccacgcctggctaatttttgtatttttagtagagaagacggggttttgccatcctttttttttttttttttttttttgagatggagtctcgctcttgtcacccaggctggagtatagtggcgtgatctcggctcaccgcaacctccacgtcccgggttcaagccattctcctgcgccagcctcctgagcagtgggattacaggcacccaacaccatgcccgactaattttttgtatttttagtaaagatggagtttcaccatgttagccaggatggtctcgatctcctgacctcgtgatccacccgcctcagcctcccaaagtgctgcgattacaggcatgagccaccgcacccggccataatttttgtactttagtagagtcagggttttgccatattggtcagggtggtctcgaactcctgacctcagataagccatctgcgttggcctcccaaagcgctgggattataggtgtgagccaccatgcctggctgcagccttttttttcttttcttttttttttttttttttttttgagacagagtctcgttgtgtcgcccaggctggagtgcagtggcgcgatctcgctcactgcaagctccgcctccctccaggttccattctcctgcctcagcctcccgagtagctgggaccacaggcgcccgccaccacgcccagctaattttttgtatttttagtagagatggggtttcaccgtgttagccgggatggtcttgatctcctgacctcatgatccacccgcctcagcctcccaaagtgctgggattacaggcgtgagccaccgcgcctggccgagataggttctcgctctgttgttcgtgctggagtgcagtggcgcgatctctgctcactgtaacctcaacgtcttaggctcaagcgatcctcccacctcagcctccctgttagctggcattacaggcttaTGGCACCacactggctgattttttattttgattttttatttatttacttatttttttttctgagatagagtgttgctctgtcacccaggctggagtgcagtggcgtgatctcagctcactgcaagctctggctaccgggttcacgccattctcctgcctcagcctcccaagtagccgggactacaggcacccgccaccacacccggctaattttgtgtatttttagtagagacggggtttcaccgtgttagccaggatggtctcgatctcctgatcttgtgatccacctgcctcggtctcgcaaagttctgggattacaggcgtgagccactgtgcccggccccacgctggtaattttttattttttgtagaggcaggatttcttTGTTGCTGTGTGTGGACAGAAAGCTTAGTTTGTTTCTCTGATGGTTAGTCCCCCACAGAATTTTAACGTGATTCTGTGTTGTTGACACTTTCTGTTGCATGAGACAGTATTCCAGATCTCTCTGGgtccctcctggattcaaggcatcctcctgcctcggcctcccgagtagctgggaccacaggtgtgtgtcacaGCCCAAGGCCTCCAGCACAAGCCTTACTCTCCCATCCCCAGACTCAGGAGGCCGTGCAGCCACACACCTGGGGGAGGGTTCCAGACGTCACTGTGGGGCGGGAGTGACACCAGCGGGGCACGGAGGGCCAGGACATTGGCTCATGCTGACTGGTGGCCCCTCGGCATTGGCCACACCCACTCAACCCATGGGAATCTCACTCAAGGGTCTGATGGGCCAGCTTCTTCTGTTTCCGCCAACGTCCAGAAGGCCTCCGGGGTGAGTGGGAGGCCGCAGCCCTGGTTGCGTGAGCAGAGCTGCCTTTCTTACCGCGGCCATGTGGAAGCCAGGGCGCGGGGGGCCTGCCCACTGCACCCACCCCCAGCACCCCACCTCGTGGCTGCCACATCTCACTTCTGGACAATTTTCGTGGCCCATCCttgggagttttttgtttgttcttttttgagacagagtcttgctcctgtcaccaaggccagagtgcagtggcacgatctcagctcagtgcagcctccgcctcctggcttcaagcaattctcctgcctcagcctccagactagctgggactaaggcgcctgccaccacgcttggctaatttttgtaattttggtatagacgggtttcatcatattggccaggctggtctcgaactcctgaccttgtgatccgcctgcctcagcctcccaaagtgctgggattacaggtgtgagccaccacgcccggctgggagttttttcttaaatgtgtgtTAACTTCAGCTGAGGCTCCTGTGTGCCTCTGTTTCATGGCCTTCGGTGTTGGCCGCCCTCTACTGAACGTGGTCCCCGAGGCCGCAGGGACTGTGCAGGCCCTGGGTGTCCAATGGGGGCGGTTGATTCTATGGATGGCACATCCTCTttgcctgccctgccctgggcccTCTCTTGGCCCACTTTTCTGGGTACGTTTCAGGCCCTCATGCCCAGTTGGGGCCCTAGCATGGGTCAGGCCCTCAGCCTGGTGTCGCCTTCTTGTCCGGGCTGAGTCTTTGGTTTCTTCCTTTGTGGGTTCAATGTTGAACGCTTTGCGTCAGTGGGACTTCTGCAGGACCTGGGTGGCGCAGGTGTCTGGAAGATGGGACAGGTTTCCATTCCGATGGcacctctccccttcctcccgcCCAGCAGTACTTAGGTTCTTCCTTCAGAAAGGATTTCCCCATGACTTGAAGAGCAAGCTGTCGCACGCAGGCCCGAAACCTGCTCAGCCTCCCCGTGGCCCTGAGCCTGTCTATTGAAGGCCCCGCCTCACCCGCCAGCGGCTGCTGTCCTCCCGCCTTGCTCTGAGCCTCTGCCTCGTGGGCGCTCACTGGCGCCGTGGTTTTGCTGCCGGAATTCAGGTGGGACCTCGCATCCCTGTGAGCTCATGGCTTGGTCTGTGGTCCCTTTGGTCCTCCTCAGGTCCTCACAGCCTCTGGCGGGGCTTGCAAGTCTAGCCCTCTGGGAGGGGCCTCACCTCGCATCTCCTCGCCAGGAGATCCAGAAGGGCAGCTGTTCGCTCATCCTTGTGTAGCTGAGGAGGCTGCTGTTTTGTTCCTGAAGTAGACATTTCTCCTTAACTGAATGGTTCTTAATTTATTGCCTCATCTACATAAATAGTTGAGAATGAAGTAAAGGAGGAAAGGACTTAGAACTGTCCAGGCCTCAGGGAAGAGCTAGCCTTGAATGTCCATGAGCTCCGCCAGCCAGTGACACCAGTCCCAGCCCCAGGAGCACCCCGGCCTCACCCCCGGCTGTGTCTTGCTCGGGGATGTGTGGGGAGGGTGATCCCTGTGCCAACGATGAAGCTGCCACTGGACCCCTGCACCCTGACCCCGGTTCCTCTCTGTGAGCCGGTCCCTGCACCTTCCCCTCTGCAGGTGGCTGCACACAACAAGGTCAGGCCGTCGTGAGCTCGTTCTTTtcgttcttttctttttgagatggtgtcttgttcttgttgcacaggctggagtacagtgtcacgatctcagctcactgcaagctctgcctctcaggttcaagcttctcctgcctcagcctcctgagtagctgggatcacagatgcccaccaccgtgcccggctaattttgtacttttcgtagaggtggggtttcaccatgttgtccaggctggtctcgaactcctgagctcaggcaaactcctgccttggccttccaaagtgctgggattacaggcgtgagccaccatgcccggcctttttgttgttgttgttgttgttgttgttttccagaaggagttttactctgtcgcccaggctgaagtgctgtggtgtgatctcggctcactgcaacctccgccacccgggttgaagcaattcttgtgcctcagcctcctgagtagctgtagctgagattacaggtgtgcaccaccccacatggctaatttttgtatttttagtagagatggggtttcaccatcttggccaggctggtcttgaacacctgacctcaggtgatccacccaccttggcctctcaatgtgctgggattacaggcctgagccaccgcgcccggcctcgaGCTCTTCTTTCTGCAGACTTTGATTCTCAGCGGCTGAAGGACTAAGTTCCCCAGAGATGGACCCGGGTGTCATAGCTGCTTCCAGGGGCCTCAGGGACACAGGCGGGACTCCAGTGTGCAGGAGGAGACACACGTCAGGGGTGGGTGTGTGACTTCCACGCTGCTGACAGTGACCCAAGGATGCAGCTCAGGGTCAGATGCCTTTTCAAGTTAGATCAGCAGCTTCAATGTGttataaaactattataaaaactatttttgcgACCCACGAAGGTAGTTGAGTTCACTCAGAATTCCTAAGTCAGCTAGGCTGTTTATCTGAAAGTGGTTACTTGTCCCTGACCATCTGGAATGGCTCAAATGAGCTCCCACACACCATGGAGCTCATCTTTGGGAACCCAGTCTCTCTTTTTGGGGAAGTGAGCCCCTTCCTTGGGAAcccctgaggccaggcacagccaCTGTGGATGGTGGGAGGATGCCCCACCCTGAGGACCCCAGAGGCTCCTGCGGTCCCTTCTTGGGACCGCTGGGGCCTGTGTGTGTCAGCGTTCGCCCCAAGGCCCCATTTCAGCTGGGCTGGATGCCGAGTGCTTTCAGGCCTCGTCCTGCCTTCCACCATCCCATAGTCAGTGAGGCTGTGGCGTCTCCCTCTTCAACTGTCTTGCCCTGTTGGTTTTTGTATCAGCGTTTTCCAGCCTGATTGCTGCTGAagcttcgtttcttttttttttttttttttctttttctttttgagacagtcttgctctgttgaccaggctggagtgcagtggcatgatcttggctcactgcaacctcagcctcccgattagctgggattacaggcatacgccactatGTCCATCTAGTTTTtgtatagagacggggtttcaccgtgttagccaggatggtctcgatctcctgacctggtgatccgcccacctcggcctcccaaagtgctgggattacaggcgtgagccactgcgcccggcctggagcTTCCTCTCTTTGGGTTTTCCGATGTTCTTGACTCTGTTGTAGCTGAGCTAGACTGGGGACTGGGTTTCTGGGTTTGCTTTGTCTCTGCTGAAGGGCTGAGGTTTCAGAGCCAGCATGCAATGCAcagggagcagagggaggaaggaggatccGACTGCGGAGACACAGTGACTGAGGCCAAGGGCAGCTTGGGCCGGGCCAGCAGTGAGGGGAGAGGTCTGGGTAGAAGGTGTCATGCTGGGCGGGGGTGGGGAGTGTCCTGTGGGCCTTGGATCTTTTTGCAGAGTTGGGGGACAGCGAGGAGCAAGCACCTGTCATCGCCCACTTTGTTTTCTGTGGGTTCTGCTGGGACAGTGAGGCCCCTGCCTCACCAGGGCATGGCCCACTCCGCTGTCCAGGCCTTCGTCCCGGCTGCCCCTGCTGTGGGGCAGGGAAGGGGCTGGGTGTTCAGGACACAGGCGCATCCAGGCTTCATACACAGATGCCTTTTCTCTGATGTTCCTTAACTCCCATGTGTAGCTATACACAGAATGGGATTTTACATATGCTGGACAGAAATAAGAGAATCAAGCCCCGGCCAGAAAGGTTCCAGAACTGCAAAGACCTGTTTGATCTGATCCTCACTTGCGAAGAGAGAGTGTATGACCAGGTGGTGGAAGGTGAGGAGGCGGCTGCGCGCTGGGCTGGGCTCCAGCAGCTCTCACAGGGTCTGGGGACACCTGCGGGGCCCCACCCTGACCACAGCCGGTCTAGAGTGGCGGGGGCCAGGGGGCAGACCTGAGTGCGAAGCACCCTGGAAGGCAGGGGGGGCTGCTGGTCGCTGAACCACCCATGTCCTGGCTACAGCCTCGTGGGCTTCAAGGGGGCTCTTTTCTCCtcgtggttttttgtttttgtttttgtttttgtttttttgagacagtcttgctctgtcgccaggctggagtgcagtggtacaatctaggctcactgcaacctccgcctcccgggttcaagtgattctcctgcctcagcctcccaagtagctgggattacaggtgtgagccaccacgcccagctgatgtttgtatttttagtagagacggggtttcaccatgttggccaggctggtctcgaactcctgtcctcaagtgatccgcccacctcagcctccgctGAGGATCacagtgttgggatcacaggcgagagccaccgcgccaggtCCATTTTTCAAGCGGATCTACCCTGTGTGGAGCTGGCGGTGGAGTGGGGAGGGCTGGTCTTTAGTGACAGGGAAGGGTTGTGATGCCAGCCACGGTTCACCCCAGGACTGGCTGGTGGGTGGGGAGTCCCAGACCAGCTTGTGCTGAGTTGGAGATTTTGCTCAGGTTTCCTCGAACCATCAGCTGCCTTCGGTTTGAGGCTCATTCTTTGTGCTCCCCAAACTGCAGAGTCCAGAAGCcactggggctgggctgggccatTGGCCAGCAGAGCTGGGGACTCAGCCACACTGGCTGCCTATTCCCTGGTTTTGGAGCCTCTGACGTCTGTGTCACCTTGTCCCAATCAGATCTGAATTCCAGAGAACAGGAGACCTGCCAGCCCGTGCACGTGGTTAATGTAGACATCCAGGACAACCACGAGGAGGCCACCCTGGGGGCGTTTCTCATCTGTGAGCTCTGCCAGTGTGTGAGTACCCGGCTGGGCGCCACACTGGGCAGAGGCTGTGACAGGGGAGTGGCCGAGGCTGTGACAGAGGGGAGTGGCTGAAGTTGTGACAGAGGGGAGTGGCCGAGGCTGTGACGTAGACGAGTGGCCTGAGGCTGTGACAGAAGGGAGTGGCCTGAGGCTGTGACAGAGGGGAGTGGCCAAGACCTGAGGCTGGCCCTGCTGCTTGGGGCGGGGTCTGCTGCTCAGCGCACCTGTGTCAGGGGTGCCCGCTGGTAGTTCAGTGAGTACACTCCCCAGCTTTGGCACAGGAGCCCCCCCGCGCCCATGCTCTTTGCTCAGCTGAGAGATGCTGTGCAGTGACCTGCCCAACACACGCTTAGTCCCTCTCCCAGGACACGGGGCTCCAGGGCACGCCTGGTACCTTGTCTCTTCCCCGTGGTGGACACAGCCCTGCCTCAGTGAGCAGAGCATGCAGCTCTTTGGGATGCAGTGCGGTCGGAGGTGTGCCCCACGTGAGCCTGGAGGCTGCCAAGGGCTCTGTGTCCGCCGTCCACCCCTGGACTTGGCCTTCTGCACACCTGCCTTCCCCAGTGGGCCCTGCATGTCCCCCTTGCACAGAGGGGCCGGGGCACTCCAAGGCTTCCGTAGCCACCCTGCTGCGGCGTGGAGGTGCTGGGCTGTGACgaaaggacctgcctgaggagAGCCCCGCGCACCGtcccgcctctgcctctgcctctgtgaTTTGATGAATGTCtgtgaaagacagaaaaacagaacagTTTCACCGAGAGAGAAGACGGTGTGTTTGGAAAGCCCGGGAGCCAGGCGGGCCGGCGCTGGGAGAAGCTGCCATGTGGCCGCAGGCTCCTGCGCTCTGCCTGCCCACCCAGCATGGCTTCTGGTCCCCACGTGCCTCACGGTCCATTGTGGCTGCTGAAGCGCCAGGGACGGTTTTCATGATCGCCTGGCAGGAGAAAAGGCCACGGGAAAGTATCGTCCCAGAAGTTATTGCGTGATTTCTGCTTGGGTCACGTTGGCCAGAGCTGAGTCACAGACCACTCCTTGCTTAGAGGCACTGGGTGCTGCCCAAGGCTGGGGACCAGGGGACAGTGGAGATGGCGAGTAATGAGCTGCCGGTGCCAGGGCAGGTGTGCTTAGGAGCCGGGCCTGCTCACTCTGGGGCAGCGGCCCTCTGCCAGGGGCTCTGGTGGATGGAGGCCTGGGTGCTCCAGTGACCAGGCTGCCCCCGCTCGCTTGTTGGTATGAAAGCGCTGGCGGTGAGGATTGGTCGGCCccactgtgcatgtgtgggtcTGAGCCCCGGCCTCCAGGTCTCAGTGCTGGGCCCCTCTCAGAATCCAGCTCCACGCTCCACCCAGCTTCAGGTTCTGTGAGGGtcggtggggaggtgggggctgcctCCTGCTCCACACCAGTTGAGGGCCTGGGGCTGCCCAGGAAGCTCTCCGCTTGCAGCCTCCAGCTGTCCTTGCGAGGCAGCAGCGGTGGGGTGAGGGCCAGCCTgctgctctggtttctcctggCTCAGGCCTGGCGCTTCCCTGGTGATCCAGGTGTTAAGGGGGAGCAGACAGGCAGGAGTGGGCAAGGCCCTCACCACGGTCCTGTCCTTGCAGATCCAGCACACGGAAGACATGGAGAACGAGATTGACGAGCTGCTGCAGGAGTTCGAGGAGAAGAGTGGCCGCACCTTTCTGCACACCGTCTGCTTCTACTGAGCCCAGCACCCGCATGGAGCCATCTCTGGAACTTCTGTTGTTCATACTTTTTCCTTCCTGACATTTGTTTTTACTTACAGGTGTTCTGCTGGTGACGGTAGCATTACCCAAATAAACTGTGCATATGAAATGGGAGAGGAGATGCCAGAATGCCAGATGAAAGCAATCAAGTTTCTTCTTTTCCACTTTTACTTATGAGTGGGATATTGATGacaaagtttttcttctttaaccaaAAAGGAAAGACAACGGTTTGTGTGCACCTCCCGACATGCCTGTGTCTTCGTGtgcctgccttccctccctcctccccatcgGGCCGGACTGTACAGAGCCCTGCTGCGGCCTGTTAGGAATGACCTGGAATTGTCAATAAACAAATGCTGCTGTCATTGTGCCTGGTCCTGAATTCCTGGCCCGACCCTCGCCCCTGAGGAGGTGGCAGAGGCCTAGCCCTGCCGCCCTCAGTGACCTCTGACCACTGCTTGGGAGGTGTAGCTCAGACCTGGTGGTGCTGACAGGGCCTGGGCCAACCCGTGCCTGTGCTGCCTGAAGCGGAAGCCGCCTGCTCCTGCCAGCACTGCTGCCTGTGGTGGAGTGGTGTCCCCTCTCCATGTGGAAACCCCCCGGGCGGGGATCCCCCAAGGCCAGCTACgggggaggctgagctgggaggatcgcttgagcccaggagtcgaggctgcagtgagcctggatgGTGCCATGGCCCAGGCTGCGTCCCAGGCATAGCTTCCCGCTGACTTCC
This window contains:
- the SSU72 gene encoding RNA polymerase II subunit A C-terminal domain phosphatase SSU72, with product MPSSPLRVAVVCSSNQNRSMEAHNILSKRGFSVRSFGTGTHVKLPGPAPDKPNVYDFKTTYDQMYNDLLRKDKELYTQNGILHMLDRNKRIKPRPERFQNCKDLFDLILTCEERVYDQVVEDLNSREQETCQPVHVVNVDIQDNHEEATLGAFLICELCQCIQHTEDMENEIDELLQEFEEKSGRTFLHTVCFY